From one Tindallia californiensis genomic stretch:
- the lepB gene encoding signal peptidase I — protein sequence MNEEVVTEKKTSRWMKELIEWVKTIAFAMILAFLITRVITPAFVVGPSMEPTFHDRDMVIAFRLAYWKDLPKQDDIILFQSSLADDRILIKRVIAREGDELLINGSQLFVNGEEIDESYILEEDFYGNTNITIPDGSVFVMGDNRNRSLDSRNEEIGLIDQEEVIGRVVFRIFPFNQIGTI from the coding sequence ATGAATGAAGAAGTGGTAACGGAAAAGAAAACATCTCGTTGGATGAAAGAACTGATTGAATGGGTTAAAACCATTGCTTTTGCTATGATTCTAGCGTTTCTTATTACACGGGTAATTACTCCGGCTTTCGTGGTTGGTCCATCGATGGAGCCTACCTTTCATGATCGGGATATGGTCATAGCCTTTCGTTTAGCCTATTGGAAGGATTTGCCAAAGCAGGATGATATTATTCTTTTTCAGTCAAGTTTAGCGGATGATCGGATCCTTATTAAGAGGGTTATTGCTCGGGAAGGGGACGAACTCCTGATTAATGGAAGCCAGCTCTTTGTAAATGGAGAAGAAATTGATGAGTCTTACATTTTGGAAGAAGACTTTTATGGTAACACGAATATAACGATTCCAGATGGATCCGTTTTTGTTATGGGTGACAACCGTAATCGAAGTTTAGACAGTCGAAACGAAGAAATAGGTCTGATTGATCAGGAAGAAGTTATTGGAAGGGTTGTTTTTCGCATTTTTCCCTTTAATCAGATTGGAACGATATAA